One genomic region from Vibrio cyclitrophicus encodes:
- a CDS encoding 1-acylglycerol-3-phosphate O-acyltransferase, which produces MIAILRIFAVAIFAILMFVFGCGYCLLSPRNPKHVFTFGRYFGRMSKIFGMKLELRIPEDAYSRGQHVYVANHQNSWDLFTISSAVTPKVVTVGKKSLVWMPLFGQLYWLTGNILIDRANRSKAVGTIDQVVTSLKESDVSVWMFPEGTRSRGRGLLPFKTGAFHAAIGAGLPIIPIVCSSTGGVKLNRWNNGHVIVEMLPPISTEGYDKSNVRQLANLAREQMAAKLEELDKEVVELNKK; this is translated from the coding sequence ATGATAGCAATATTACGTATTTTCGCAGTGGCGATATTTGCGATTCTTATGTTTGTATTTGGGTGTGGTTACTGTTTACTAAGCCCACGTAACCCGAAACACGTATTTACCTTTGGTCGTTACTTCGGTCGTATGTCTAAAATATTCGGCATGAAGTTAGAACTTCGTATCCCGGAAGATGCTTACTCTCGTGGCCAACATGTTTATGTGGCGAACCACCAAAACAGCTGGGATCTATTCACTATCTCATCAGCAGTGACACCTAAGGTAGTGACGGTTGGTAAGAAAAGCTTAGTGTGGATGCCTCTATTTGGTCAGCTTTACTGGCTGACGGGTAATATCCTAATTGACCGTGCCAATCGCAGCAAAGCGGTAGGTACGATCGACCAAGTAGTGACGAGCTTAAAAGAGAGCGATGTTTCAGTATGGATGTTCCCTGAAGGGACTCGTTCTCGTGGTCGTGGTCTGTTGCCATTCAAAACGGGTGCTTTCCATGCCGCAATTGGCGCTGGCTTGCCTATTATCCCTATCGTGTGTAGCTCAACAGGTGGCGTGAAGCTAAACCGTTGGAACAATGGTCACGTGATAGTTGAAATGTTGCCGCCTATCAGCACTGAAGGTTACGACAAGTCGAACGTTCGTCAACTTGCTAACCTAGCCCGAGAGCAAATGGCCGCTAAGCTTGAAGAGTTAGACAAAGAAGTGGTTGAGCTTAATAAGAAGTAA
- a CDS encoding DNA polymerase III subunit chi: protein MQTATFYIVPSDSPQAREDGFTHYVLFLVQHFAKQGAKLYLNCNDKEHAERIAEVFWQVEPSEFMAHNLVGEGPKYSTNVEIGYQGVKHNWNRQLVINLADNHTTFANAFAQVIDFVPCEEKAKQLARERYKIYRQAGYQLQTIEIQHP from the coding sequence ATGCAAACTGCCACTTTTTACATAGTGCCTTCAGACAGTCCGCAAGCCCGCGAAGATGGTTTTACTCACTATGTGCTGTTTCTTGTTCAGCACTTTGCAAAACAAGGCGCTAAACTTTATCTCAACTGTAATGACAAAGAGCATGCCGAACGTATTGCGGAAGTTTTCTGGCAAGTTGAACCCAGTGAATTTATGGCACACAACTTGGTTGGCGAAGGACCAAAGTATTCAACCAACGTCGAAATCGGCTACCAAGGCGTAAAACATAATTGGAATCGTCAGCTAGTAATTAATCTGGCCGATAATCATACAACCTTTGCGAACGCCTTTGCTCAGGTGATAGACTTCGTGCCTTGCGAAGAAAAAGCTAAGCAACTCGCTCGAGAAAGGTATAAAATTTACCGTCAAGCTGGATATCAGCTACAAACTATCGAGATTCAACATCCATAG
- a CDS encoding valine--tRNA ligase, with the protein MEKTYNPTSIEQALYKTWEEKGYFKPHGDTSKEAYSIMIPPPNVTGSLHMGHAFQDTIMDTLIRAQRMKGKNTLWQVGTDHAGIATQMVVERKIAAEEGKTKHDYGREAFIDKIWEWKGESGGTITQQLRRLGASVDWDRERFTMDDGLSAATQEVFVRLYEEDLIYRGKRLVNWDPKLHTAISDLEVENKDKKGFMWHFRYPLANGVKTADGKDYIVVATTRPETMLGDTGVAVNPEDPRYKDLIGKEILLPVVNRLIPIVGDEHADMEKGTGCVKITPAHDFNDYEVGKRNNLPMINILTFNADIRDATEVFTTNGEESDVYSTDIPAKYQGMERFAARKAIVAEFDELGLLEEIKDHDLTVPYGDRGGVVIEPMLTDQWYVRTAPLAEPAVKAVEDGQIQFVPKQYENMYFAWMRDVQDWCISRQLWWGHRIPAWYDNDGKVYVGRTEEEVREKNNLAPVVVLKQDDDVLDTWFSSALWTFGTQGWPEDTEALKTFHPSEVLVSGFDIIFFWVARMIMMTMHFVKDEDGKAQVPFKTVYMTGLIRDENGDKMSKSKGNVLDPIDMIDGIGLEELVEKRCGNMMQPKLAAKIEKATRKTFEDGIEPYGTDALRFTLAAMASTGRDINWDMKRLEGYRNFCNKLWNASRYVLMNTEEHDCGMSLSVEDRANMEFSLADKWIESQFEVAAKEFNAHLDNYRLDMAANTLYEFIWNQFCDWYLELTKPVLWKGTEAQQQATRYTLITVLEKTLRLAHPVLPYITESIWQSVKPLVDGVEGETIMTQALPQFNEANFNAEIVDDIEWVKTFITAIRNLRAEYDIAPSKGLEVMIKVADEKDAARIEANKIVLTSLAKLDDIKVLADGEVTPACATKLVGKSELMIPMAGLIDKDAELARLDKEVAKTQGEIKRIEGKLGNEGFVAKAPEVVIAKEREKLEGYQETLVKLEEQKATIAAL; encoded by the coding sequence ATGGAAAAGACATACAACCCAACATCAATCGAACAAGCTCTGTACAAGACTTGGGAAGAGAAAGGCTACTTTAAGCCACACGGTGACACATCAAAAGAAGCTTACAGCATCATGATCCCGCCACCGAACGTCACTGGCAGCCTACACATGGGTCACGCGTTCCAAGATACGATCATGGATACGCTTATCCGTGCTCAACGTATGAAAGGCAAAAACACGCTTTGGCAAGTGGGTACTGACCACGCTGGTATCGCAACTCAAATGGTTGTTGAGCGTAAGATCGCTGCTGAAGAAGGCAAAACAAAACACGACTACGGCCGTGAAGCTTTCATCGATAAAATCTGGGAATGGAAAGGCGAATCGGGTGGCACGATCACTCAACAACTTCGTCGTCTTGGTGCATCTGTAGATTGGGATCGTGAACGATTCACTATGGATGATGGCCTATCGGCTGCGACTCAAGAAGTGTTTGTTCGTCTATACGAAGAAGACCTAATCTACCGTGGTAAGCGTCTAGTAAACTGGGATCCTAAACTTCACACGGCAATCTCGGATCTTGAAGTTGAAAACAAAGACAAAAAAGGTTTCATGTGGCACTTCCGCTACCCGCTAGCGAACGGTGTTAAAACGGCTGATGGTAAAGATTACATCGTTGTAGCGACGACTCGCCCAGAAACCATGCTTGGCGATACTGGCGTTGCTGTTAACCCAGAAGATCCTCGTTACAAAGATCTTATCGGCAAAGAAATCCTACTTCCTGTTGTAAACCGTCTTATTCCTATCGTAGGCGATGAGCACGCAGATATGGAAAAAGGCACGGGTTGTGTGAAGATAACTCCAGCTCATGACTTTAACGATTACGAAGTGGGTAAGCGCAACAACCTACCAATGATCAACATCCTAACGTTCAACGCTGATATCCGTGATGCTACTGAAGTCTTCACAACGAACGGCGAAGAAAGCGATGTTTACTCAACGGACATCCCTGCTAAATACCAAGGCATGGAGCGTTTTGCTGCACGTAAAGCTATCGTTGCTGAATTCGATGAGCTTGGTCTTCTTGAAGAGATCAAAGATCACGACCTGACTGTCCCTTACGGCGACCGTGGTGGCGTGGTTATCGAACCAATGCTGACTGACCAATGGTACGTGCGCACAGCACCTCTTGCAGAACCTGCGGTTAAAGCGGTTGAAGATGGCCAAATCCAATTCGTACCTAAACAGTACGAAAACATGTATTTCGCGTGGATGCGTGACGTGCAAGACTGGTGTATCTCTCGTCAACTTTGGTGGGGCCACCGTATCCCAGCATGGTACGACAACGATGGTAAGGTTTACGTAGGTCGCACTGAAGAAGAAGTTCGTGAAAAGAACAACCTAGCGCCTGTTGTTGTACTTAAGCAAGACGACGACGTACTAGATACTTGGTTCTCTTCTGCACTTTGGACATTCGGCACGCAAGGCTGGCCTGAAGATACTGAAGCACTAAAAACATTCCACCCATCTGAAGTACTAGTATCTGGTTTTGATATTATCTTCTTCTGGGTTGCTCGTATGATCATGATGACCATGCACTTCGTGAAAGACGAAGATGGCAAGGCTCAAGTACCTTTCAAAACCGTTTACATGACAGGTCTTATCCGTGATGAAAACGGCGACAAGATGTCTAAGTCGAAAGGTAACGTACTTGATCCAATCGACATGATTGACGGCATCGGCCTTGAAGAGCTAGTAGAGAAGCGTTGTGGCAACATGATGCAACCTAAACTGGCTGCTAAGATCGAAAAGGCTACACGTAAAACTTTCGAAGATGGTATCGAACCATACGGTACTGATGCATTACGTTTCACTCTTGCTGCTATGGCTTCAACTGGCCGTGATATCAACTGGGACATGAAGCGTCTTGAAGGTTACCGTAACTTCTGTAACAAGCTATGGAACGCAAGCCGTTACGTACTGATGAATACAGAAGAGCACGATTGTGGCATGTCACTGTCTGTTGAAGACCGTGCAAACATGGAATTCTCTCTAGCAGATAAGTGGATTGAATCTCAGTTTGAAGTTGCAGCGAAAGAATTTAATGCTCACCTAGACAACTACCGTCTAGACATGGCAGCAAACACGCTTTACGAATTCATCTGGAACCAATTCTGTGACTGGTACCTAGAGCTAACTAAACCGGTTCTTTGGAAGGGTACTGAAGCTCAACAACAAGCGACCCGTTACACTTTGATCACGGTTCTTGAGAAAACACTGCGTCTTGCTCACCCAGTTCTTCCTTACATCACTGAATCTATCTGGCAGAGCGTTAAGCCACTAGTAGACGGTGTTGAAGGAGAGACAATCATGACTCAAGCACTTCCTCAGTTTAATGAAGCTAACTTCAATGCTGAGATCGTTGACGATATCGAATGGGTTAAGACTTTCATCACTGCTATCCGTAACCTACGTGCGGAATACGATATTGCTCCTAGCAAAGGCCTAGAAGTGATGATCAAAGTCGCTGATGAGAAAGATGCTGCGCGTATCGAAGCAAACAAGATCGTTCTTACTTCTCTAGCGAAACTAGATGACATCAAAGTACTGGCTGATGGTGAAGTGACTCCAGCTTGTGCAACGAAGCTTGTTGGTAAATCTGAATTGATGATCCCAATGGCGGGTCTTATCGACAAAGATGCTGAACTTGCTCGTCTAGATAAAGAAGTGGCTAAGACTCAAGGCGAAATCAAACGTATCGAAGGTAAACTAGGTAACGAAGGTTTCGTTGCTAAAGCACCTGAAGTTGTTATCGCGAAAGAGCGTGAAAAGCTTGAAGGCTACCAAGAGACTCTTGTTAAGCTTGAAGAGCAAAAAGCGACCATCGCTGCGCTTTAA
- a CDS encoding DUF2061 domain-containing protein encodes MKKTLTFAALHFTIAFSVAYVLTGDILIGSLIAMIEPSVNTVAFYFHEKAWAQIPALKARQFMTKLKTASFATIHFSVAFAVVYLLTGDAFIGGVMATLEPALNTIAYYFHEKVWLRKTESQTTQLQFCLHQHA; translated from the coding sequence ATGAAAAAGACACTAACCTTTGCCGCATTACATTTTACTATCGCATTTAGTGTCGCTTACGTACTAACGGGCGACATCTTGATTGGTAGCTTAATTGCCATGATTGAACCCTCCGTAAATACAGTCGCTTTTTATTTTCATGAAAAGGCTTGGGCTCAAATTCCAGCACTTAAAGCTCGCCAATTTATGACTAAACTAAAAACAGCAAGCTTTGCCACTATCCATTTTAGTGTTGCCTTTGCCGTTGTCTATTTATTAACTGGTGATGCCTTTATTGGCGGTGTGATGGCCACGCTAGAGCCAGCTTTAAATACAATCGCTTACTATTTCCACGAAAAAGTTTGGTTACGAAAAACAGAAAGCCAAACAACACAATTACAGTTTTGTTTGCACCAACATGCTTAA
- a CDS encoding glycosyl hydrolase 2 galactose-binding domain-containing protein, translating to MRLPLDGLWQISPLTDLSIPQDDIAFPAPLSSKLPDSLSEDDIAKQEWHLMHDIEVDDAMLACPFVELVVAGVDYFAEVRLNGVAVFDCDGSESEYRKDIRPYMQLGRNRFEILFLEEEESLLLEEDMDESASSAIVAKSDSRIGVWHAPYLQFVRNVKLEQVVTEQIWHHGGGCEFKVDVIYQTLKAGLVSASIKFNGMTLVMPIDVRAEHTGVVFQVEAPICFDLENPNPKHLYPLEVELDGQKESSFVALNPASCVSNFLR from the coding sequence ATGCGGCTACCTCTCGATGGTCTTTGGCAAATTTCGCCACTGACGGATCTTTCTATTCCACAAGATGACATTGCCTTTCCTGCTCCGTTAAGTTCAAAGCTCCCTGATAGCTTGAGTGAAGACGATATTGCAAAGCAAGAATGGCACTTGATGCACGACATTGAAGTGGATGATGCCATGTTGGCATGCCCGTTTGTTGAGCTAGTGGTTGCAGGCGTCGATTACTTTGCAGAAGTACGGCTTAATGGCGTTGCTGTGTTTGACTGTGATGGCAGCGAATCTGAATACCGTAAAGACATTCGCCCTTATATGCAGCTTGGTCGAAATCGTTTTGAGATTCTTTTCTTAGAGGAAGAGGAGAGCTTGTTGCTTGAAGAGGACATGGATGAGTCAGCCTCTTCAGCAATTGTCGCTAAATCTGATTCGCGTATCGGGGTTTGGCACGCACCGTACTTGCAATTTGTTCGTAACGTCAAGCTAGAGCAAGTTGTCACCGAGCAAATTTGGCATCACGGTGGCGGCTGTGAGTTTAAAGTGGATGTTATTTATCAGACACTAAAAGCAGGGTTGGTGTCGGCTTCTATTAAATTTAATGGTATGACATTAGTTATGCCGATAGATGTGCGAGCCGAACATACTGGCGTAGTGTTCCAGGTTGAGGCTCCGATCTGTTTTGATCTTGAGAACCCCAATCCTAAGCATTTGTATCCGTTAGAAGTTGAACTCGATGGGCAAAAAGAAAGCTCTTTTGTGGCCTTGAATCCAGCTTCTTGCGTGAGTAACTTCCTGCGTTAG
- the pyrB gene encoding aspartate carbamoyltransferase, whose protein sequence is MANSLYQKHIISIPELSREELELIVQTAGQLKAEPNPELIKNKVVASCFFEPSTRTRLSFETAIQRIGGDVIGFDSGGNTSLAKKGETLADSVQVISSYVDAYVMRHPQEGAARLASEFSNGVPVINAGDGANQHPTQTLLDLFSIAETQGRLDNLNVAFVGDLKYGRTVHSLTQALAKFDNICFYFVAPEALAMPDYICEELDEAGIKYQLLTDMEDVIPELDVLYMTRVQKERFDESEYAHIKSAYILTAPMLENARDNLKVLHPLPRVDEITVDVDKTPYAYYFQQAENGVYAREALLALVLNETL, encoded by the coding sequence ATGGCGAATTCGCTTTATCAAAAGCACATCATCTCAATTCCAGAGCTTTCTCGTGAAGAGCTAGAATTAATTGTTCAAACAGCTGGTCAACTCAAAGCTGAACCGAACCCAGAACTCATCAAGAACAAAGTTGTGGCAAGCTGCTTCTTCGAACCTTCAACGCGAACTCGTCTCTCTTTTGAAACTGCGATTCAACGCATCGGTGGTGATGTGATTGGTTTCGACAGTGGTGGTAACACTTCCTTGGCGAAGAAAGGCGAAACGCTAGCGGACTCTGTACAGGTTATTTCTTCTTATGTTGATGCTTACGTAATGCGTCACCCTCAAGAAGGTGCTGCGCGTCTGGCCTCTGAGTTTTCTAACGGTGTACCTGTTATTAACGCAGGTGACGGTGCAAACCAACACCCAACTCAAACACTGTTAGATCTATTCTCTATCGCTGAGACACAGGGCCGCTTAGATAACCTCAATGTTGCATTTGTCGGTGACCTTAAGTACGGACGTACGGTTCACTCGCTGACTCAAGCACTAGCTAAATTCGACAACATCTGTTTTTACTTCGTTGCTCCAGAAGCACTAGCGATGCCTGACTACATTTGTGAAGAGCTTGATGAAGCGGGTATCAAATACCAACTACTGACAGACATGGAAGATGTCATTCCTGAACTTGATGTTCTTTACATGACTCGAGTTCAAAAAGAACGTTTTGATGAATCGGAATACGCGCACATCAAATCGGCGTACATCCTGACCGCTCCGATGTTGGAAAATGCACGTGATAACCTAAAGGTTCTTCACCCTCTTCCTCGTGTTGATGAAATTACTGTCGATGTCGATAAAACACCTTACGCTTACTACTTCCAGCAAGCAGAGAACGGTGTTTACGCACGTGAAGCATTACTAGCCCTTGTTCTTAACGAAACGCTGTAG
- a CDS encoding ornithine carbamoyltransferase: MAFNLRNRNFLKLLDFTPKEIQFLLDLSADLKKAKYAGTEQKKLNGKNIALIFEKASTRTRCAFEVAAFDQGAQVSYLGPSGSQIGQKESMKDTARVLGRMYDGIEYRGFGQSIVEDLGAYAGVPVWNGLTDEFHPTQILADFLTMIEHGRGKRLHQISFAYLGDARNNMGNSLLVGAAKMGMDIRLIAPKAFWPEEQLVEECHAIAQNTGAKITLTEDVAEGVKDCDFLYTDVWVSMGEAPEAWDERVAVMTPYQVNMDVIKLTGNPQVKFMHCLPAFHNNETVIGQQVADKYGMNGLEVTDEVFESDYSIVFDEAENRMHTIKAVMVATLGQ; the protein is encoded by the coding sequence ATGGCCTTTAATCTTCGCAATCGTAACTTTCTAAAACTTCTCGACTTTACTCCTAAAGAGATTCAGTTTTTACTCGACTTGTCTGCTGACCTTAAAAAAGCTAAGTATGCAGGTACAGAGCAAAAAAAGCTTAACGGTAAAAACATCGCTTTGATCTTTGAAAAAGCATCAACTCGAACTCGATGTGCCTTTGAGGTAGCTGCTTTTGATCAAGGAGCTCAAGTCTCTTATTTAGGCCCTTCTGGTTCTCAGATTGGTCAAAAAGAATCAATGAAAGATACGGCGCGTGTATTAGGTCGTATGTACGATGGTATTGAATATCGTGGTTTTGGCCAGAGTATTGTCGAAGATCTTGGCGCTTATGCGGGTGTGCCGGTTTGGAACGGTCTAACCGATGAGTTCCATCCAACTCAGATCTTGGCTGATTTCCTCACCATGATCGAACATGGTCGCGGTAAACGTCTGCATCAAATCAGTTTTGCTTACCTAGGAGATGCACGTAACAACATGGGTAATTCTCTGTTAGTAGGTGCAGCTAAAATGGGGATGGATATTCGCCTTATTGCACCTAAAGCGTTCTGGCCAGAAGAACAGCTCGTTGAAGAGTGCCACGCTATCGCGCAAAATACAGGTGCAAAAATCACGCTGACAGAAGACGTTGCCGAAGGCGTGAAAGATTGTGATTTCCTCTACACCGATGTTTGGGTTTCTATGGGTGAAGCGCCCGAAGCTTGGGACGAACGCGTGGCTGTAATGACACCTTACCAAGTGAATATGGATGTCATAAAGCTCACAGGTAACCCTCAAGTAAAGTTCATGCATTGCCTACCCGCTTTCCACAACAATGAAACCGTGATCGGCCAGCAAGTCGCAGACAAATATGGAATGAACGGCTTGGAAGTGACCGATGAAGTGTTTGAATCTGACTACTCTATTGTGTTTGATGAAGCAGAGAATCGCATGCACACCATCAAGGCCGTAATGGTGGCGACCTTAGGTCAATAA
- the rraB gene encoding ribonuclease E inhibitor RraB — MSHEDEYLSVAELIEFQKEETRDIITALIEDGSDPEALYDIEHHLFAEDFGVLEKAVVEAFKMGFEVLEAEETEDEDGNKLLCCDATMQCTLNAEAIDEQVEKLVNLAEKFDIIYDGWGTYYEGEDAIYPDEDDEGEE, encoded by the coding sequence ATGTCTCACGAAGATGAATATCTATCAGTAGCGGAATTAATTGAATTTCAAAAGGAAGAGACTCGCGACATCATTACAGCGTTAATTGAAGATGGTAGCGATCCTGAAGCTCTATACGATATCGAGCATCACCTATTTGCTGAAGATTTCGGTGTACTTGAGAAAGCGGTTGTTGAAGCCTTCAAAATGGGCTTTGAAGTTCTTGAAGCTGAAGAGACAGAAGACGAAGATGGCAATAAGCTACTTTGTTGTGATGCGACGATGCAGTGTACTCTGAATGCAGAAGCGATTGATGAGCAAGTTGAGAAGCTTGTGAATCTTGCAGAGAAGTTTGACATTATCTATGACGGGTGGGGCACTTACTACGAAGGTGAAGATGCTATCTACCCAGATGAAGATGATGAAGGCGAAGAGTAA
- the pyrI gene encoding aspartate carbamoyltransferase regulatory subunit, whose amino-acid sequence MSKETQLKVEAIKNGTVIDHIPANIGIKVLKLFDMHNSHQRVTIGLNLPSSALGGKDLLKIENVFITEEQASKLALYAPHATVNQIEDYEVVKKLALELPEQINDVFECPNTNCITHNEPVESSFKIFEKKEDIRLKCKYCEKVFSREIVTER is encoded by the coding sequence ATGTCTAAAGAGACTCAATTAAAAGTTGAAGCAATCAAGAACGGAACGGTTATCGACCATATCCCAGCAAACATCGGGATCAAAGTGCTAAAACTGTTCGACATGCATAACTCTCATCAACGTGTGACGATTGGCCTAAATCTACCTTCATCTGCGCTCGGAGGCAAAGACCTACTCAAGATTGAGAATGTGTTTATCACTGAAGAACAAGCAAGCAAACTGGCACTATATGCACCTCACGCTACGGTTAACCAAATCGAAGATTACGAAGTAGTTAAGAAATTAGCATTAGAGCTTCCAGAGCAAATCAACGATGTGTTTGAGTGTCCAAACACCAACTGTATTACTCACAATGAACCAGTTGAAAGCAGCTTTAAGATCTTTGAAAAGAAAGAAGATATTCGATTGAAGTGTAAGTACTGCGAAAAAGTTTTCTCTCGCGAAATCGTGACAGAAAGATAA
- a CDS encoding GNAT family N-acetyltransferase, with the protein MEQIANLTIRSIELEDNPSIANVIRQVSYENGLTEDKGYGVADPTLEDMFSVYNNERSQYWVIELNGKVVGGGGFAPLAGMPEVCELQKMYFLPVTRGKGLAKKLVNMSMDRAKGLGYQHMYLETTECLNAAVKLYEKLGFEHLDSAWGETGHDACEVVMARSL; encoded by the coding sequence ATGGAACAGATTGCTAACCTCACTATTCGCTCAATTGAATTAGAAGATAATCCAAGCATTGCTAACGTAATTCGCCAAGTTTCTTATGAGAACGGACTGACAGAAGACAAAGGCTATGGCGTAGCAGATCCAACATTAGAAGACATGTTCAGTGTTTATAACAATGAAAGATCGCAATATTGGGTGATTGAGCTTAATGGAAAGGTCGTCGGTGGCGGTGGATTTGCGCCGTTAGCAGGAATGCCCGAAGTATGCGAACTACAAAAGATGTACTTCTTACCAGTAACTAGAGGTAAAGGCTTAGCTAAGAAGTTGGTCAATATGTCGATGGACCGGGCTAAAGGTTTAGGTTATCAACATATGTACTTAGAAACGACAGAATGCCTTAATGCAGCGGTGAAACTTTATGAAAAGCTAGGCTTTGAACACCTGGATTCAGCATGGGGAGAAACTGGCCATGATGCTTGTGAAGTTGTCATGGCCAGATCGTTGTAA
- a CDS encoding RidA family protein: MTKVLHTESAPAAIGPYVQGVDLGNMVLTSGQIPVNPATGEVSADIAEQARQSLDNVQAVVEASGLTVKDIVKLTVFVKDLNDFGTVNEVYGKFFDEHGVANYPARSCVEVARLPKDVGIEIEAIAVRK; the protein is encoded by the coding sequence ATGACTAAAGTACTTCACACAGAATCAGCTCCAGCTGCAATCGGCCCATACGTACAAGGTGTTGACCTTGGCAACATGGTACTGACTTCTGGTCAAATCCCAGTAAACCCAGCAACTGGTGAAGTATCTGCAGATATCGCAGAACAAGCTCGCCAATCTCTAGATAACGTTCAAGCCGTAGTTGAAGCTTCAGGCCTGACTGTAAAAGACATCGTAAAACTAACGGTATTCGTTAAAGATCTAAACGACTTCGGTACAGTAAACGAAGTTTACGGTAAATTCTTTGATGAACACGGCGTTGCAAACTACCCAGCACGTTCATGTGTTGAAGTAGCGCGTCTACCAAAAGATGTAGGTATCGAGATCGAAGCGATTGCAGTTCGCAAATAG
- the arcA gene encoding arginine deiminase, with translation MSKLYVGSEVGQLRRVLLNRPERALTHLTPSNCHELLFDDVLAVEAAGEEHDAFATTLRNQDVEVLLLHDLLVETLAVAPAREWLLNTQISDFRYGPTFARDLREYLAQMDNEHLATILLGGLAYSELPIKSSSMLPKMHRPLDFVIEPLPNHLFTRDTSCWVYGGVSLNPMMMPARQRETNHLRAIYRWHPVFAGQDFIKYFGDEDLHYDNANIEGGDVLVIGKGAVLIGISERTKPQGVENLAASLFKSGQAKEVIAIDLPKHRSCMHLDTVMTHMDIDTFSVYPEIVRKDLDTWRLTPKENGEMRVEKADNYLSAIEGALGLDQLKIITTGGDNYEAEREQWNDANNVLTVKPGTVIGYERNVYTNEKYDKAGIEVLTIPGNELGRGRGGARCMSCPIERDGI, from the coding sequence ATGAGTAAGCTGTACGTTGGCTCCGAAGTCGGTCAATTAAGACGAGTTCTCCTAAATCGACCTGAAAGGGCACTCACCCACCTCACCCCTTCTAACTGTCATGAGTTACTCTTTGATGATGTACTTGCAGTAGAAGCCGCAGGTGAAGAACACGATGCCTTTGCGACAACACTTCGTAACCAAGACGTTGAAGTGTTATTACTGCATGACCTACTGGTTGAGACACTTGCTGTTGCTCCAGCTCGTGAATGGTTGCTTAATACTCAAATATCTGATTTTCGTTATGGTCCAACATTTGCGCGTGATTTGAGAGAATATCTTGCTCAAATGGACAATGAGCATTTGGCTACCATCCTACTTGGTGGTTTAGCTTACTCTGAGCTTCCTATCAAATCATCTTCAATGCTACCGAAGATGCATCGCCCACTCGATTTCGTTATCGAACCGCTCCCTAACCATCTATTTACACGAGATACCTCATGTTGGGTTTATGGAGGCGTCTCTCTTAACCCGATGATGATGCCTGCTCGTCAACGAGAAACAAATCACTTACGAGCAATATACCGCTGGCATCCTGTCTTCGCTGGCCAAGATTTTATTAAGTATTTCGGTGATGAGGATCTTCACTACGATAACGCAAATATTGAAGGCGGCGATGTCCTAGTTATTGGTAAAGGCGCCGTGCTTATCGGTATCTCAGAGCGAACTAAACCACAGGGTGTCGAAAACCTAGCAGCGAGTTTATTCAAATCGGGTCAAGCAAAAGAAGTCATTGCAATTGATTTACCAAAGCACCGCTCTTGCATGCACCTTGATACGGTTATGACTCATATGGATATCGACACGTTCTCAGTCTACCCAGAAATTGTTCGCAAAGACTTAGACACCTGGCGCTTAACGCCAAAAGAAAATGGCGAGATGCGTGTAGAAAAGGCTGACAACTACCTTTCTGCTATTGAAGGTGCATTAGGACTCGATCAACTGAAGATTATAACCACAGGTGGTGACAACTACGAAGCTGAACGTGAACAGTGGAATGACGCAAACAACGTACTTACCGTGAAACCAGGTACGGTTATCGGTTATGAGCGTAATGTTTACACCAATGAGAAATACGACAAAGCAGGAATCGAAGTACTGACGATTCCGGGCAACGAACTAGGTCGTGGTCGTGGTGGCGCACGCTGTATGAGCTGCCCTATTGAAAGAGACGGGATTTAA